AAACCTGATACAAATAGTAAACTATATAATTCAAGAGGCAGTTCTGGTGGATTACGTGGTCAAAAACGAAGTTTAATGCAAGGTGGGGTAAATGTACCTTTTATCGTGCGTTGGCCGGGTAAAACGCCTGCTAATACTATTGATCATACATCGGTGATCACTGCGGTGGATCTGTTACCTACTTTTACTGCTATTGCAAAAGCCAAGTTACCGGCAGGCTTCGAAAGTGATGGAGAAGATGTAACCTTAGCGTTAACAGGAGGAAATTTTAAACGAGCAAAACCAGTATTTTGGGATTGGCGTGGATTCTCTAATCCAGCTCGAGATCATTGGGCGCAATTAGGGATGCGTCGAGGTGATTGGAAACTATTAGCTGATTCATCAGGTAAACGAATTGAATTGTTTAATATTGCTAGAAACCGTTTTCAACAAAACGATTTAAAAGGTGAGCATCCTGAGATAGCAAAAACGATGAAAGCTGAATTGATGAGGTGGCAAAAAGAACTGCCTGTAAGTCCTTATTATAATAATAAACGCTAAAATAGTAGCAACTAAAAATGCAAGTTCAAAACGTTAGCAACTGAGATGTTCTTGCATTTATTGCACAAGTTATATTTGATTTCCTATAAAGTATAAATCCACATAAATATACTGTTCGTAGCAAAATAGACTTTATTCATTTTGAGTAATCGGTGTGTATCTATATTTAATTTAGATGTCAGTGTTATTGAGATTAATTTTCATTACATCTTGTCTCTGTGAACATTAATTTTATTTTTTTGGTTATTTATCTATGAACTTTCTAGCAAAATTTCCAGTATCTTTAGCGATATAGATTTATATTAATTATTAATTATTTGTTGCAAGTGTGTATTTTTATGTATATAAAAGCACTAATTTGTTGCATGTATGTATTCGTTAAACCTGTAGGTTGAGCTTAACCCTTTTATGCTTTTATTTTTGAAGATGAATATATATTTGCCATTCTAGCTTTTAATTGATTGGGAAAACTTAATGAAAAAATTAGCAATAGCCATTACCGCTGCACTACTGAGTTCAAGTGTTTTAGCTGCTGACAAAGCAGATAAATCTATGGATGATCTGTGGGGAGATAACAGTGTTATTCAAAAACAGATCTCTGGTGAGCGTGGTGCATGGTTTAAAGAAGATAAGTACTCCATGTTTGTTCATTGGGGGTTGTATTCAATGACAGGCGGTGAATGGAACGGTAAAACTTATTACGGTATTGCTGAGTGGTTAATGAGTCCACACATGGCTGATATTCCTAAAGAAGAATATAAAAAATTAGCAGCGAAGTTCAATCCAACAGATTTTGATGCCAAAGCTTGGGTTAAGCTAGCCGTTGATTCGGGCATGAAAAATATTGTTATTACCGCTAAACATCATGATGGTTTTGCCATGTATGACTCGGCAGCGAGTGATTATGATGTAATTGACGCATCACCATACAAACGTGATCCCATGAAAGAGCTGGCAGAAGAATGTCAAAAAGCGGGTATTGGTTTAGGTTTTTATTATTCACAAAACCAAGATTGGTACGAACAAGGTAGTGCTAGAACAAGCTGGACTGCAGAAGATCAAACTAATTCTTTTGAAGACTATTTTAATAATAAAGTTGTGCCCCAAGTGACTGAATTATTAAGCAACTATGGGCCTATCTCCACAGTATGGTTTGATACTCCTGGACAAATGTCTAAAGCACACTCTATGCGCTTAGTTGAGTTAACTCAACAGTTACAACCTAATGCCTTAATTAACAGCCGTATTGGTAACGGAGTAGGGGATTTTAAAACATTAGGTGATCATCACATTTCTGATATCAACCATACAGGTTTATGGGAAACAATCGACACAACTAACAGTTCTTGGTCATATGCTTGGTATGACGAAAACTGGAAAACCAGTAAAAAAATCGTTGAAAGCCTTATTACTACTGTGGGGCGTGGTGGTAGCTACATGTTAAATGTGGGCCCAGACGGGCAAGGTAACATTCCTCAGAAAGCCCAACAAAATTTATTAGCTGCCGGTGAGTGGGTAAAAGAAAATGGTGTCGCTATTTATGGTGCTGATGCATCACCATGGGGGCGTATCCAGCCTTGGGGTGATATTTCTGTTAAGGGCAACAAACTATATTTACATGTCACAGAATGGCCTAAAGAAGATGAAATTTATCTATCAGGTTTAAAAAATAATGTTGTGTCTGTTGAATTGTTAAACCCTATTGAAACTGGATTCTTTGACGGTTTGTTTGGTGATGATAACGGCGTGAGCTATGAAAAGTCGAATTCCGGCTGGACAGTGTTTAACTTGCCTAAAGACCAACCTAAAGAATTGTCTACTACCATAGTGGTCGAATTAGACGGCGAACCGCAAGTTGATGACACAATTGGTATTGACCCGATTCAAAGCACTTATTTGAGCTCAGTATTTTCTAAATGTAATTCAGGCTGTAAAAACGGCCAATCTCGTTGGATGGAAAAGTTTGGTGAGTGGAAATACGCTGAAAATATTATGAATTGGGACAATACAGGTAAGGCAACTTGGTCTGTAGATGTGGCAAAGGCCGGAGAGTATATATTAGACGTTGAATATTCGGCAGATGATACTGTTGATTTTAGTGAATGGTATTTCACTATAGGTGGTAAAGATTACGCCATGCAAGCTATTGATTCAGGGAATCGCCATAACTCAAAACGTCAAATGGGCGGCCGTACGTTATTGCGTTTCCATACTGCCACCTTAGCATTAGTTGACATGCCCGCTGGTAAACAAGAAATAGTTGTTCGACCTAAATCTGAAGTGACTGGCGGTGGGATTCTATTACGTTCTATTAGTTTTAGACCTGTAAAATAAGATTTGTTTTAGCGGATTATAAATGTATGGCTGTCATGGCGCTGTTAGGTAGTGTAAATGTCCACAGTTGTGTCGGCCATACTCATTTATATAGATCAAGCACAGCTATATCATCATGTTGATTTTTGGGTGCTAACTACTGCAATGGCGTTTTGAATTATGAAGATAATCTCCCGTGCCCTGATTTTGACTGGGACTATACTGCTGAGCGCAGGTCTTAATGCTAGAGATTTGTTATTGGCAGATCACTATTTTGCAGAGAAGAAATACGAATTAGCATTAAAAGAATATAAGTTGATAGCCGATGTCGGCAATCCACGAGCCTATTATCAATTAGGTGTCATTCATTTTAATGGCTTTTGGGTTGAAACAAATTTTTTAGAATCGTTAATCTGGTTTTCATTAGCAGCTGAACAAGATTATAAAGATTCAAAACAACTTGTCGAAAAACTGTTTGCGCAAATTTCAGTAAAACAAAAAGAACAAGTGGCTAATATTGTTGCTGACTATTTGCTTAATTTTGGTAAAACTTCAGTGACGGATAAATTTTATCCTAGTATTAATGAGATTAATCTAGGAAAAAAAGTTGTGGTTGTTGATAATAGTGATCGTTTTATTGGAGATTTAGCAGGCGACGAGCAGGACACTGCAGAAGAATTTGACGAGCTAGCAGGTTTTGCTGATTCAGACGATTTAGGGTTTTCAGATCAGTTTAATACTGCAGTCGATCCTCTTGGTATTAGTGTGGGATCGTCTGCAGCTTCGTTAAATCTTCCATACTTTTTAATCGTTGATTACGATATTGAAACTGATGGCTCCCGTCGAAATTTAGTTCCCGTTACTAGTTATGGTTACATAAAAGATATTCTTTATACTATTTCTAGTACAGGTGTAGCAGAGCCAACATTAGAACAGCAGCCGGTTCCTTTTATTGGTCGTTCTTATCAAGGTTCGGCTAGTTATGGAAAAAGCTTATTTAGAGATAAGACCCCCATACTTTATCGCCGAATTAGAAGGCTAGCACTGCAATTACAAAATCAATCGACGCCGATTGGTAAATACCAATATGCTCATACTTTGATGAGTTATACTTGGTTAAATGCGACTGATGAAAAAATAAATCAATTATTAAAAGAATCATCTGAAGCTGGCGTCATTCAGGCTCAACTTGAATATGGACTTAAATTATACCGAGATCAAGATGATATAAAATCAGCTGTTAAATGGATTTTAGAAGCGGCTAAACAAACCAATACTGAAGCTGAATATCGCTTAGGTAAAATATTGCTGAATAGTCCCTGGGTAATTAAAGACGAAAAGAAAGCAGTCATGTGGTTAGAGTCAGCGGCAAATAAAAGGCATGTTGCAGCGATAAAAGACGTCGTTTATTTAAGATTGTTAGCTGATGATCAGTCGTTAAGAAATACTAAAGAAGCGATTAGGCTTTTAGATGGATTAACTGAGACTCAAAATAGAGATCCTGTTTATCATTATTTACGGGCGGTATCGCATACTAAGTCTGAAACTCGCCAGTTAAGTACCGCATTTAAACATATGCGTACTGCTATCAGTTTAGCTAATGATCTAGATTGGAATACCGATGAGTGGCAAGCCTGGTTACAACAATGGACCGAAGGTGTAGTGACTGTTCAAGATTTGTAATTCAATGCAGGTATTTGATTGGTTATTTTTATCAATCCAATACCTATATTTTTAAAATGCGTTGAGTAAAGTTTGCAAAAACGACATGTTTTTTAGTCTTGAATTATCATTGCAGAACTATAATATTGCCAGCTCAGATATATGTCGGTTTTATTCTTGTGTTGTATCTTCAAGTCTTGTTCTGTTAATTTTAAACGGACTGTAAGGGTTAAGTTTGAGGTTGGATAAGCTACTGTTAAATTATTCTGATTATTTGTGGGCTGCTAAATACCTTTGTCACACATTAGGTGCTTTTGTTTCGTAATTGTTGCCATTCAATATTTTCCTCCCATTTGTTTGTCCATTCGGGGATTTCATTGGCTGACATAGGTTTGGCTATACCGTATCCTTGAGCTAATTCACAGCCTAAAGCTACTAACTCAGTACCGTGAGCAAGAGTTTCTACCCCTTCAGCTATGACTGTACGATTAAATGATTTGGCTAAAGCAATGATCCCTATCACTATTGCTTTATCTTCTGAATTGTTCAACATGTCACGGATAAATGTTTGATCTATCTTGATGAGCTTGGCTGGGAGTCTTCTTAGATAAGTGAGTGATGAGTAACCCGTGCCAAAATCATCAATTGCAAAACTCACCCCTAATTTTACGCAGCTATTCATCATTTCTGATACATCCGTTACGTTGCTTAACTCACTTGTTTCGAGTATTTCTAGTTGTAAACAATCTGGCTCTACATTGGCATAAGTTGCAAGTAGTTGTTGTAGACGTTCTGCGAAATCTTTTTGTTGTATTTGTAATGCGTCAATATTAATGCTTATTGGCAAGCGTAAACCTAACGTCTGCCATTTTGTTAATTGTTTTAAAGATTCTTCTATTACCCATTCGCCTATATCTATTGTCAGATAATGGTTTTCAATAAAGGGTAAAAATTCAGCCGGTGATAAAAGTCCACGACTAGGGTGTTGCCAACGGATCAATGCTTCGGCACCAATGATTTCGCCAGTTATCATGTTAATTTTAGGTTGGTAATATAAAACAAACTGCCGTTTGTTTAAGGCATCCGTGATGTTTTGTAAAATAGTATGTCTTTGTTTGATTGCATCTTCTGTTTCAATATCAAAAAGGTGGTAGCAGTTTTTCCCTTTTTGTTTTGCCACATACATAGCTTGGTCTGCATGTCGAATAAGTTGATCGGCATTAGTTTTATCAAATGGGTAGATCGTAATCCCAATACTGGCAGACACTTTTAGCACTTTAGTACCGAGTGTTATTTGCTCGGATGCAACTTTTAACATCCGCTCAACGATAGGGTGTAAATCTTCAATATTGTCTAATTTGCTTAATATTGCTACAAATTCATCGCCGCCATATCTAGCTAAAGTATCACAATCACGTAATATGTCTTTTAGACGAGCAGCAAATATGACTAAAAGTTCGTCTCCAACACTATGTCCATGAGTGTCATTCACTTCTTTAAACCCGTCCAAGTCAAGTAATATTATGGCCACTTGATTTTTGTTGTGTTTACTTTGGCTCAAGGCTTGATTTAACCGGTCAGTTAACAGTGTGCGATTAGGTAGATTGGTTAACACATCATAATGTGCCATATGTTCTAATTGATTTTGATGGTCTTTTATTTCAGATATATCTGAGAATATGGCAACGTAATTTTTAATCTGCCCTAAATCATCATGTACTGAGCTTATATTAAGATACTGGGCGTACACCTCGCCATTTTTACGTTTATTCCAAACTTCTCCACTCCAATGCCCTATATCGTTTATTGTCTGCCATAGGTTTTGATAAAACTCCGCCGCTTGCCGCCCAGATTTTAGAATATTTGGATTTTTGCCTATTATCTCTTCTCGTGAGTAACCAGTAATATTGCTAAAACTTTCATTTACTTCAATGATTATCCCTTTAATATTGGTAATAATAATACCTTCTTGGGCTTGTGAAAATACACTTGCAGCTAAGGTGAGCTCGTTTTTAAGTTGTTTATTTTTAGTCACATCTTGGACGAGTGAAGTGACGCCGATAATTGAGCCATCTTTATCGATAATTGGAGTATTGTGCCACTCACAAATTATTGTATTCTCGTTTTTGGTGATATTTTCATTGGTATTTTTTCTGCTGCCAGTTGTATTCAGTAGTAGTTGGTGGATAGATTGTATTTCTCCACGTAATTCAGAGCCCATCACTAGATTTGAACCATGTAAGCCCAATGCTTCTTCTGGTGTATACCCGAATATTCTTTCCGCTGATTTATTCCAGTTAGTGCATGTGAAATCTTTATCCCATGTGATGCAGCCAAGTGGTGTGTTCTCAATATGCTCTAACAACTTTCTTTTGCTTTCTTGTAACGATTCCTGACTGTCTTGTAGGTGTTTCTCAGCAGTTAATCGGGCTTTTGCCATAAGTGAAAAGTGTTTCTGTAAATCTACTAGTTCTGAGGATCCATGTTGTGGCGTATTGCCAATATCCTTACCTTTCTCTAAGTCTTTAGTGGATTGTAATAAAACTTTAAGCGGGGTGAGTACGCTTTTTTTAATCCCCCATGTGGCTACTAAATATATTAATACAATAAAAGAAAGCAGGGTAACCGCCATTTTTAATAAACGAGAATTAATAACCGTTAATTTTTCTTCAAAGGGAATGCCTACACGTATGATGATTGATTCATTATCTGCTAACAAAGGTTTATTAACATAGACTCTTAATGGTTTCTCTGAACTAATAAAAGCTTTAATGGTTGTAGAGTCAGATTGATATTCCTTTAGATTTTGTTGTACTTCGGAAATAGATAAACCAAGTAATTTGGGATCCGTCGGAAAGGTGGCAAGAATTGTTTGTTTATGGTCGATAATATAAGCAACAGAGTTTTCAGGTAAATTAGCTTGTTTTAAGTGTTTACTCCACCAATCCAAAGATAGCGCTGCTACGGCAAGTCCCACCATTTCAGTACTATTTTCAGGAATAATAGGATAGGCGAAATTAATAGTAAGCACATTGCTGGCTCGGTCTAATTGAAATTCACCGATAGCAAACCTTTTTGTTGTAATAGCTTTTTGAATATAAGCACGATCAGCAACATTTATAGGCTTGCTTAGGGGTATTGCGCTACATAGCAGCTCTCCGTCTACTCGTGGCACACCTATATTGCTATATACATCTTTAATCTGTATGACTTCAGCTAGAAATTCACTACATTCTGCAGAATTAGGATTGCTTACTTGTTTAAAGGTTGATAATTGTTTTAAAAAGTTTTCTGTACGGGTTACCAGCAAGGTTTGAAACGTTGTTGTTATATCTACGGTTTTAATTGCTTGTTCAAGTGCTGAACGAACGGCGTGGTCACGCTCTACAATAGATGTATATATCAGGGCTATTAATCCGGGCAATGCTACCAAAAAAATAAGAATAGTTAATCGTGAATGTAATGATTTTAAAAAACGTTTCATCTATTTATATAATTCCAACTTTGGGAGCTTTTAGCGGTAAGGGTAATTTATTTTTAATTATTGAAGAATGTGATCCACATACTTGAATGGGCAAGGTATAGCTAAAGTCGATATTCAGGCTGTTATTAGCGCGGTACTTCGAAGCACGAAAATCGTTCCACTTAACTTTTGTAAGCAATAATATAGTACATAATCATTAGGCTCAAACAATTTTCTTGAATGGACGGTCAATAAAAATGCCTTAGCCACAACAAGAAGATTTAGGCTTTTGTTGCTCTTTAAGTATAGCCCTAGACTCATTAACTATTTTTAATGACGATTGAATGATCACCAAAGCGATGATGATTGCGATCACTAGATCTGGGATGGCTGAGTCTAGCCACATAACTAAACCCGCCGATATCATAACGCCAACGTTAGCGATCATATCGTTACGTGAGCAAATCCAACTGGCGCGCATATTTATGTCGCCAGAGCGGTAACGTGACAGTAAAACAAAACAGAATAAATTGACGGCTAATGCTAATAGTGAAATCCATAACATCACTTGGGTTTGTGGTTCACTGCCAAATATTAAGCGCTGAACCACATCCAGTAAAATTAGTGCAGCTAAGAATAATTGTAAGCTACCGTTAAATAATGCCGCTTTTGCCTTGTATTGAATGGCTTTTCCTACTGCATATAAGCCCACCATATACACCATGGCATCAGCCAACATATCCAGTGAATCGGCCATTAAACCACTGGATTGTGCTAACCAACCGGCAATAAATTCCACAAAAAACATGGCAGCATTTAGCAATAAGACTGTCCATAACAGGGTACGTTGTTCTTTGTCTTGGGCATCTACACCGCAACATTCACTCATGAGGTTCTCGTTATTAAGTTAGATTGATAGTTATTATACGAGGTAGAATACACCTTCCAGTAATAGTAAGGTCAATCAAATATGCAAATCAAACAACTAGCCAGTGTCACTGGGGTGAGCGCTAAAACTATTCGTTACTATGAAGATATAGGTTTATTGCCTGAGGCAAAACGAGCAGACAATGGTTACCGTTATTATCAAAACAAAGATATTGGCTCATTAAACTTTATTCGCCGCTGTAAAGAATTACGTATGCCGCTGGCCGACATTAAAAAACTTGTAGTAGTACAAAGTGATGGCAACGCCCCTTGTGCTGAAGTAGATAGTTTAATTTCCCAACAACTTGAACAGATCCATATTGCGCAATACGAGTTGCAACAACTGGAAAAACATCTGCACAGCTTAGCGAACTGTTGTGCTAATAATAAGCAGATTAAAGATTGCGAAATTTTGCATCAGTTACACGCTGATTAGCCCATAATGATGCAATTTTTAACATTCCTAAGCTAAAAAATCGCTTATTTTTGATTGTATAATCTTGGCTCTGCTGGCGTTAACAACATGTCTATTGACACATAAGTAAAGGTTTTCACTTACGGGTATTGGCAAGTTATGTATCTGAATCGACTGTTGCGCATGATAAGCGCTGGCCGCAAATAAAGGTAAAACCGTAAAACCAAGACCTTTGCTAACGGGTTCTAGAATTAAACTAATTTGGTTTGAAAATCCTTTGTGTTGAAATTGTTCTACATGCTCAAACTGGGGAAAGTTTGCCCGCAATAATTGTTTGCCATGTTGTGCAGCATCAGGGTGGGCGATGAAACCTAACGTAAGTAAACCTTGCCAACTTATCGATTTAACAGTTGCTGGTGTCACCAGTACTAATGGTTCTTCGGCAACTTTTTCACAGACTAAATCACTTTTATTACTTAATTGGGTGATTAATCCTAAATCGAGTTGATTATCCACTAAGTCTTGTTCAATTCTGTTATTAGGCGCAAATGCATAATCAATACAAAGATCAGGATGAGTTTGTTG
The sequence above is a segment of the Paraglaciecola sp. L3A3 genome. Coding sequences within it:
- a CDS encoding alpha-L-fucosidase; translated protein: MKKLAIAITAALLSSSVLAADKADKSMDDLWGDNSVIQKQISGERGAWFKEDKYSMFVHWGLYSMTGGEWNGKTYYGIAEWLMSPHMADIPKEEYKKLAAKFNPTDFDAKAWVKLAVDSGMKNIVITAKHHDGFAMYDSAASDYDVIDASPYKRDPMKELAEECQKAGIGLGFYYSQNQDWYEQGSARTSWTAEDQTNSFEDYFNNKVVPQVTELLSNYGPISTVWFDTPGQMSKAHSMRLVELTQQLQPNALINSRIGNGVGDFKTLGDHHISDINHTGLWETIDTTNSSWSYAWYDENWKTSKKIVESLITTVGRGGSYMLNVGPDGQGNIPQKAQQNLLAAGEWVKENGVAIYGADASPWGRIQPWGDISVKGNKLYLHVTEWPKEDEIYLSGLKNNVVSVELLNPIETGFFDGLFGDDNGVSYEKSNSGWTVFNLPKDQPKELSTTIVVELDGEPQVDDTIGIDPIQSTYLSSVFSKCNSGCKNGQSRWMEKFGEWKYAENIMNWDNTGKATWSVDVAKAGEYILDVEYSADDTVDFSEWYFTIGGKDYAMQAIDSGNRHNSKRQMGGRTLLRFHTATLALVDMPAGKQEIVVRPKSEVTGGGILLRSISFRPVK
- a CDS encoding SEL1-like repeat protein; this translates as MKIISRALILTGTILLSAGLNARDLLLADHYFAEKKYELALKEYKLIADVGNPRAYYQLGVIHFNGFWVETNFLESLIWFSLAAEQDYKDSKQLVEKLFAQISVKQKEQVANIVADYLLNFGKTSVTDKFYPSINEINLGKKVVVVDNSDRFIGDLAGDEQDTAEEFDELAGFADSDDLGFSDQFNTAVDPLGISVGSSAASLNLPYFLIVDYDIETDGSRRNLVPVTSYGYIKDILYTISSTGVAEPTLEQQPVPFIGRSYQGSASYGKSLFRDKTPILYRRIRRLALQLQNQSTPIGKYQYAHTLMSYTWLNATDEKINQLLKESSEAGVIQAQLEYGLKLYRDQDDIKSAVKWILEAAKQTNTEAEYRLGKILLNSPWVIKDEKKAVMWLESAANKRHVAAIKDVVYLRLLADDQSLRNTKEAIRLLDGLTETQNRDPVYHYLRAVSHTKSETRQLSTAFKHMRTAISLANDLDWNTDEWQAWLQQWTEGVVTVQDL
- a CDS encoding EAL domain-containing protein gives rise to the protein MKRFLKSLHSRLTILIFLVALPGLIALIYTSIVERDHAVRSALEQAIKTVDITTTFQTLLVTRTENFLKQLSTFKQVSNPNSAECSEFLAEVIQIKDVYSNIGVPRVDGELLCSAIPLSKPINVADRAYIQKAITTKRFAIGEFQLDRASNVLTINFAYPIIPENSTEMVGLAVAALSLDWWSKHLKQANLPENSVAYIIDHKQTILATFPTDPKLLGLSISEVQQNLKEYQSDSTTIKAFISSEKPLRVYVNKPLLADNESIIIRVGIPFEEKLTVINSRLLKMAVTLLSFIVLIYLVATWGIKKSVLTPLKVLLQSTKDLEKGKDIGNTPQHGSSELVDLQKHFSLMAKARLTAEKHLQDSQESLQESKRKLLEHIENTPLGCITWDKDFTCTNWNKSAERIFGYTPEEALGLHGSNLVMGSELRGEIQSIHQLLLNTTGSRKNTNENITKNENTIICEWHNTPIIDKDGSIIGVTSLVQDVTKNKQLKNELTLAASVFSQAQEGIIITNIKGIIIEVNESFSNITGYSREEIIGKNPNILKSGRQAAEFYQNLWQTINDIGHWSGEVWNKRKNGEVYAQYLNISSVHDDLGQIKNYVAIFSDISEIKDHQNQLEHMAHYDVLTNLPNRTLLTDRLNQALSQSKHNKNQVAIILLDLDGFKEVNDTHGHSVGDELLVIFAARLKDILRDCDTLARYGGDEFVAILSKLDNIEDLHPIVERMLKVASEQITLGTKVLKVSASIGITIYPFDKTNADQLIRHADQAMYVAKQKGKNCYHLFDIETEDAIKQRHTILQNITDALNKRQFVLYYQPKINMITGEIIGAEALIRWQHPSRGLLSPAEFLPFIENHYLTIDIGEWVIEESLKQLTKWQTLGLRLPISINIDALQIQQKDFAERLQQLLATYANVEPDCLQLEILETSELSNVTDVSEMMNSCVKLGVSFAIDDFGTGYSSLTYLRRLPAKLIKIDQTFIRDMLNNSEDKAIVIGIIALAKSFNRTVIAEGVETLAHGTELVALGCELAQGYGIAKPMSANEIPEWTNKWEENIEWQQLRNKST
- a CDS encoding cation diffusion facilitator family transporter; amino-acid sequence: MSECCGVDAQDKEQRTLLWTVLLLNAAMFFVEFIAGWLAQSSGLMADSLDMLADAMVYMVGLYAVGKAIQYKAKAALFNGSLQLFLAALILLDVVQRLIFGSEPQTQVMLWISLLALAVNLFCFVLLSRYRSGDINMRASWICSRNDMIANVGVMISAGLVMWLDSAIPDLVIAIIIALVIIQSSLKIVNESRAILKEQQKPKSSCCG
- a CDS encoding Cd(II)/Pb(II)-responsive transcriptional regulator; amino-acid sequence: MQIKQLASVTGVSAKTIRYYEDIGLLPEAKRADNGYRYYQNKDIGSLNFIRRCKELRMPLADIKKLVVVQSDGNAPCAEVDSLISQQLEQIHIAQYELQQLEKHLHSLANCCANNKQIKDCEILHQLHAD
- a CDS encoding LysR family transcriptional regulator, with the translated sequence MINQTWLKTFCTLADIGHFTQTAEKLFMTQSGVSQHIKKLEKQLDCQLLVREGKSFSLTNKGQELKQKGQVLLRNAEKLEALIKQDDPYKGIIKIASPGSVGLSLYPKLLTLQQTHPDLCIDYAFAPNNRIEQDLVDNQLDLGLITQLSNKSDLVCEKVAEEPLVLVTPATVKSISWQGLLTLGFIAHPDAAQHGKQLLRANFPQFEHVEQFQHKGFSNQISLILEPVSKGLGFTVLPLFAASAYHAQQSIQIHNLPIPVSENLYLCVNRHVVNASRAKIIQSKISDFLA